A single genomic interval of Acidobacteriota bacterium harbors:
- a CDS encoding sulfide-dependent adenosine diphosphate thiazole synthase, whose amino-acid sequence MEIDERIVTKAIVERYFRKLMDHLQVDVAIVGGGPAGLVAGSCLARAGRKVALYERKLSVGGGMWGGGMMFNEIVVQDAALPVLDEFGIRHQRYETGYHTADSVEAVSTLTSKAVQSGVAIFNCTSVEDVLMRPDRVIGIVMNWSAVEIAGLHVDPLAVRASFVVDATGHATEVVKVVQKKIPGKLSTPSGMIEGEKSMWAERAETLTLENTREIFPGLYVAGMSANAAFGGPRMGAIFGGMLLSGKKVAETLIRQTPWVPEA is encoded by the coding sequence ATCGAGATCGACGAACGGATTGTCACGAAGGCGATCGTCGAGCGGTACTTCCGCAAGCTGATGGACCATCTTCAGGTGGACGTGGCCATCGTCGGCGGCGGACCGGCGGGTCTTGTGGCGGGGAGCTGCCTGGCCCGCGCGGGACGAAAGGTCGCCTTGTACGAGCGCAAGCTGAGTGTGGGCGGCGGCATGTGGGGAGGAGGCATGATGTTCAACGAAATCGTCGTTCAGGATGCCGCATTGCCCGTCCTCGATGAGTTCGGGATCCGGCACCAACGGTACGAAACGGGGTATCACACGGCCGATTCCGTGGAGGCCGTATCCACCCTGACTTCGAAAGCGGTGCAATCCGGCGTTGCGATTTTCAATTGCACAAGCGTCGAGGATGTGCTGATGCGGCCGGACAGGGTGATCGGCATCGTGATGAACTGGTCGGCGGTCGAAATCGCCGGCCTGCATGTCGATCCGCTCGCGGTGCGCGCGTCCTTCGTGGTTGACGCCACCGGGCATGCGACGGAAGTCGTCAAAGTCGTGCAGAAGAAGATTCCCGGAAAACTCTCCACCCCCAGCGGCATGATCGAGGGCGAGAAGTCGATGTGGGCCGAAAGAGCGGAGACCTTGACGCTGGAGAACACGCGGGAGATTTTTCCGGGCCTGTACGTTGCCGGAATGTCGGCCAACGCGGCGTTCGGCGGACCGCGCATGGGCGCGATATTCGGCGGCATGCTGCTGTCCGGGAAAAAAGTCGCCGAGACGCTCATTCGCCAGACACCATGGGTCCCGGAGGCATAA
- a CDS encoding nicotinate phosphoribosyltransferase gives MFEFTASYVDQYELTMGQGYFLAGRKDESAVFDYFFRKNPFQGGYTVFAGLADLLGVLEDFRFDEKDLNYLKSQSFHPEYLDHLKHFKFTGTMAAPKEGDVVFPTRPVLRIEGNLIETQLIETVLLNIINFQSLIATKAARMRLVAGERTLIDFGLRRAQGLGGIYSSRAAVIGGFDATSNVRAAREYDIQPSGTMAHSYVQSHDSEIEAFRNFAAARPEDCVLLVDTYNTLKSGVPHAIAVAKEMEKTGHRLKGIRLDSGDLAYLARKSRAMLDEAGLPYVKIAASNQLDEYVIKSLLDQGAPIDVFGVGTSLVTGQPDAALDGVYKLARTDGQPVIKLSENVSKITLPGRKQVWRAMDKKESFLGADVVGLEDETHIAEMHHPFVPHQSFAVEPYELQPLLHPVMVGGNIVSDPPSLKQTAKYARERLERLPAEYKRFENPHIYKVGISRRLKTLRDRLITKHQE, from the coding sequence TTGTTCGAATTCACGGCCTCATATGTCGATCAGTATGAACTGACGATGGGGCAGGGCTATTTTCTGGCCGGGCGAAAAGACGAATCCGCCGTGTTCGACTACTTTTTCCGAAAAAATCCCTTTCAGGGGGGATACACCGTTTTTGCAGGCCTGGCGGATCTGCTGGGGGTTCTTGAGGACTTCCGCTTTGATGAAAAGGACCTGAATTATTTAAAAAGCCAATCGTTTCATCCTGAATATCTGGACCATTTGAAACATTTCAAATTCACCGGCACGATGGCCGCACCCAAGGAAGGGGATGTGGTGTTCCCGACGCGTCCCGTCCTGAGAATCGAAGGGAATCTGATCGAAACCCAACTCATCGAAACGGTTCTCCTTAACATCATCAATTTTCAGTCTCTGATCGCCACCAAGGCCGCCCGAATGCGCCTTGTGGCCGGAGAACGAACCCTGATCGATTTCGGATTGCGACGGGCCCAGGGATTGGGGGGCATCTATTCCAGCCGGGCCGCCGTTATCGGCGGATTCGATGCGACCAGCAATGTTCGAGCGGCGCGGGAATACGATATCCAACCGTCCGGAACGATGGCCCATTCCTATGTGCAGAGTCACGACAGTGAAATCGAGGCCTTCCGCAACTTTGCCGCCGCCCGTCCGGAGGATTGTGTGCTGCTTGTGGACACCTACAACACGCTGAAAAGCGGAGTGCCTCATGCGATCGCCGTGGCGAAGGAAATGGAAAAGACGGGACATCGCCTGAAAGGCATCCGCCTGGACAGCGGGGATCTGGCCTACCTGGCCCGGAAAAGCCGCGCCATGCTGGATGAGGCGGGGTTGCCCTACGTTAAAATCGCCGCCTCCAACCAGCTCGATGAGTACGTTATCAAGAGCTTATTGGATCAGGGGGCGCCCATCGATGTCTTCGGCGTGGGGACCAGCCTCGTCACCGGGCAGCCGGATGCGGCGCTCGACGGCGTCTATAAGCTGGCCCGAACCGATGGTCAACCGGTGATCAAGCTTTCGGAAAACGTGTCCAAGATCACTCTGCCCGGCAGAAAACAGGTCTGGCGCGCCATGGATAAAAAGGAATCCTTCCTGGGCGCGGACGTTGTCGGGCTTGAGGATGAAACGCACATTGCCGAGATGCACCACCCGTTCGTTCCCCATCAATCCTTTGCCGTTGAACCGTATGAACTTCAACCGCTCCTTCATCCGGTGATGGTTGGGGGCAACATCGTATCCGATCCGCCGTCTCTGAAACAAACGGCGAAATATGCCCGGGAGCGTCTGGAGAGACTTCCCGCCGAATACAAGCGTTTCGAGAATCCCCACATCTATAAAGTGGGAATCAGCCGCCGGCTCAAAACGCTGAGGGATCGCTTAATCACCAAACATCAAGAATAA
- a CDS encoding arginine deiminase family protein — MKKKIRKDLRAAFGGRGWRPRNMSLQQELGSIWAACGITTEWAPLKSVLLHRPGLELQAFTDPDAVQMLAPLDVLRAQNQHDALADTYRRLGVAVHDLDAPETSFPNQMFMADLFFATPQGMILARPASEVRAGEERHAARKLAAMGIPLVRSISGAATFEGADAMWLNEREVMIGRGLRTNAQGATQVAAVLDEMGVRAITIDLPPHAMHLMGLLRIVDRHLAIAWPGRFPEAGLETLQRARIRVEFIPDTSEAMNGFAMNVVTIRPKEIVMPAGNPHTRAFFEKLGIRTHTVAVDELGKAAGAIGCLTGVLEREKLSGDDPDYS, encoded by the coding sequence CTGGGATCCATTTGGGCGGCCTGCGGTATCACCACCGAATGGGCGCCGCTGAAGAGCGTGCTGCTGCACCGGCCGGGCCTCGAGCTTCAGGCTTTCACCGATCCTGACGCCGTCCAGATGCTCGCACCGCTGGACGTCCTCCGCGCTCAGAACCAGCATGACGCGCTGGCGGACACCTACCGGCGTTTGGGAGTTGCGGTCCATGACCTTGACGCGCCGGAGACCTCGTTTCCCAATCAGATGTTCATGGCGGACCTGTTCTTTGCCACGCCCCAGGGAATGATCCTGGCACGGCCGGCATCCGAGGTGCGGGCAGGCGAAGAGCGGCATGCCGCCCGTAAACTGGCGGCGATGGGCATTCCCTTGGTGCGCAGCATCAGCGGCGCGGCCACGTTCGAGGGGGCCGATGCCATGTGGCTCAACGAGCGCGAGGTGATGATCGGCAGGGGGTTGCGAACCAACGCGCAGGGCGCGACGCAGGTTGCCGCCGTGCTCGACGAGATGGGGGTGAGAGCGATCACAATCGATTTACCCCCGCACGCCATGCATCTTATGGGTTTGTTGCGCATCGTGGATCGGCACCTGGCCATCGCATGGCCGGGACGTTTTCCGGAGGCCGGGCTCGAAACCCTGCAAAGAGCGCGGATCCGCGTGGAATTCATCCCGGATACGTCCGAGGCGATGAACGGCTTTGCCATGAACGTGGTGACGATCAGGCCGAAAGAGATCGTTATGCCTGCGGGCAATCCGCACACGCGTGCCTTTTTTGAAAAGCTCGGCATCAGGACGCACACCGTTGCGGTAGATGAGCTGGGCAAGGCGGCCGGGGCGATCGGCTGCCTGACCGGTGTGCTGGAGAGGGAGAAGCTTTCCGGGGACGACCCGGATTATTCTTGA
- the pncA gene encoding bifunctional nicotinamidase/pyrazinamidase, with the protein MELEGIRHHDAVTIQEGDALLVVDMQNDFMPGGALAVEKGDAFVDQVNELMAVFKEADLPIVFTQDWHPPDHLSFASRHPGKNPFDPFEAPGIGPVLWPDHTVQGTFGAEFHPRLDARFAEAVIRKGFHPSIDSYSGILENDRATETGLDGYLRGRNVKRVFICGLAADYCVYFTAVDAAAKGYEVFYLSDLTYPVGSPPDSVQKAVDDMLRKGVRFIKHASLRERMR; encoded by the coding sequence ATGGAGCTCGAAGGAATTCGACATCATGACGCCGTGACCATTCAAGAAGGCGATGCCCTTCTTGTGGTCGACATGCAAAACGATTTCATGCCCGGCGGCGCACTGGCCGTCGAAAAAGGGGATGCCTTTGTGGATCAAGTCAATGAGTTGATGGCGGTATTCAAAGAAGCCGACCTTCCCATTGTCTTCACCCAGGACTGGCATCCTCCGGATCATCTCAGCTTCGCGAGCCGGCACCCGGGAAAGAATCCGTTCGATCCCTTTGAGGCACCCGGAATCGGCCCCGTCTTATGGCCCGATCACACGGTCCAGGGCACCTTCGGCGCCGAATTCCATCCCCGCCTGGATGCCCGGTTTGCGGAGGCCGTCATCCGGAAAGGCTTCCATCCATCGATCGACAGTTATTCCGGAATTTTGGAGAACGATCGCGCGACGGAAACCGGCCTGGACGGCTATCTGCGCGGCAGAAATGTGAAACGGGTTTTCATCTGTGGTCTTGCGGCGGATTATTGTGTCTATTTCACGGCCGTGGATGCCGCCGCGAAAGGATACGAGGTGTTCTATCTCAGCGATTTGACCTATCCTGTTGGATCACCGCCCGACAGCGTCCAAAAGGCCGTTGACGACATGCTTCGGAAGGGTGTGCGGTTTATCAAACATGCGAGCCTACGCGAGCGGATGCGGTGA